A single region of the Acidobacteriaceae bacterium genome encodes:
- a CDS encoding DNA gyrase C-terminal beta-propeller domain-containing protein: SRGGKGVINMKANSKVGKVVSIQLVDDTTEMMVISQFGKIIRIDTKSVRAAGRSTSGVRLLNLEADDKVASATVIPPEDPKTNGENGTLVQ, from the coding sequence GTCGCGCGGCGGCAAGGGCGTCATCAACATGAAGGCCAACTCCAAGGTCGGCAAAGTCGTCAGCATCCAGCTCGTCGACGACACCACCGAGATGATGGTCATCAGCCAGTTCGGCAAAATCATCCGCATCGACACCAAGAGCGTCCGCGCCGCCGGCCGCTCCACCTCCGGCGTCCGCCTCTTGAATCTCGAAGCCGACGACAAAGTCGCCAGCGCCACCGTCATCCCACCCGAGGACCCCAAAACCAACGGCGAAAACGGCACGCTCGTGCAGTAA
- a CDS encoding DNA gyrase C-terminal beta-propeller domain-containing protein, with translation MPLVDDTTEMMVISQFGKIIRIDTRSVRAADLSTSGVRLLNLEADDEVATATVIPPEDPKTNSENGTLVQ, from the coding sequence ATGCCGCTCGTCGACGACACCACCGAGATGATGGTCATCAGCCAGTTCGGCAAAATCATCCGCATCGACACCAGGAGCGTCCGCGCCGCCGACCTCTCCACCTCCGGCGTCCGCCTCCTCAACCTCGAAGCCGACGACGAGGTCGCCACCGCCACCGTCATCCCACCCGAGGACCCCAAAACCAACAGCGAAAACGGCACGCTTGTGCAGTAG
- a CDS encoding nucleotidyltransferase domain-containing protein gives MKPFESSDQSVVVFGSLARRELTPDSDLDWSLLLDGSSSPEDLETAHDIRAALEGLEFKAPGQEQTFATLVSSHDLINYIGGQDDTNANTTRRILLLLESTPICRDDAYNRVVNNLFKRYLSEDYGLWHGSKDYKVPRFFLNDIARYWRMMAVDFAYKQRARNNKGFALRNIKLRFSRKLIFLVGLMTCFECHLAFSEEQRNEIYGHDKEVVAPVIEKIRECVAIPPLDLLARVLLRYPEHQMSAKTIFGAYEEFIGLLACETKRQRLERLKPKELDNDEVFRYGRDISHSFQNGIRDIFLKPDNVLGKLTIEYGVF, from the coding sequence ATCAAACCTTTCGAGAGTTCAGATCAGAGCGTGGTTGTATTCGGGTCGCTGGCACGAAGGGAATTGACCCCAGACAGCGACCTTGACTGGAGTCTGCTTCTCGACGGATCTTCGTCCCCCGAAGACCTAGAGACTGCTCACGACATAAGGGCAGCGCTGGAGGGGCTCGAGTTTAAAGCCCCAGGACAAGAGCAAACATTCGCCACTCTCGTCTCTAGCCACGATCTGATCAATTACATCGGCGGCCAAGATGACACCAACGCGAACACAACGCGCCGCATCCTCCTCCTCTTAGAATCGACACCGATTTGTAGAGATGACGCTTATAACAGAGTCGTAAATAACCTATTCAAGAGATATCTGAGCGAAGACTACGGACTATGGCATGGGTCCAAAGACTACAAGGTACCTCGATTCTTCCTGAACGATATCGCTCGCTACTGGCGCATGATGGCGGTAGATTTTGCTTACAAGCAACGAGCGAGAAATAACAAAGGATTTGCTCTACGGAACATCAAACTTCGCTTCTCACGAAAGCTGATTTTTCTAGTCGGCTTGATGACCTGCTTCGAGTGCCATCTAGCCTTTTCAGAGGAGCAAAGGAACGAAATCTACGGTCACGACAAGGAGGTCGTAGCACCAGTAATCGAAAAGATTCGCGAATGTGTCGCGATCCCGCCGTTGGACTTACTGGCAAGAGTACTCTTGCGGTACCCGGAACACCAGATGTCAGCCAAGACTATTTTTGGTGCTTACGAGGAGTTCATTGGACTACTCGCCTGCGAGACGAAACGTCAGCGCCTCGAAAGGCTAAAACCTAAAGAGCTCGACAATGATGAAGTCTTCCGATACGGGCGAGATATCAGCCATAGCTTTCAAAACGGTATAAGAGATATATTTCTCAAACCGGACAATGTGCTTGGGAAACTAACGATCGAATATGGGGTGTTCTGA
- a CDS encoding TIM barrel protein, with product MKHIGFSSGALALGNFDAALEILRDFEVDSVELSALRAREVEVLISALPRLDLRRYSYVSFHAPSAFVESEEDLLAQYLYSRVPDSWPIVLHPDAIYDFSIWRRFGKRLAIENMDRRKPIGRTVAELAKIFDLLPDARFCFDIGHARQCDASMTEAYFMLKTFGSRIVQVHVSEVNSASQHERVSYAAKLAFQEVVPLLPPQAPLILESRAKPNEIAEELRTVKELFESADLVAAVA from the coding sequence ATGAAACACATAGGTTTTTCTTCGGGAGCATTAGCATTAGGCAATTTCGATGCGGCTCTCGAGATCCTGCGTGATTTCGAAGTAGATTCGGTCGAACTCTCCGCCCTCAGGGCTCGAGAGGTAGAGGTTCTGATATCCGCACTGCCTCGCCTGGATCTGAGGCGGTACAGTTACGTTTCGTTTCACGCTCCGAGCGCGTTCGTAGAAAGCGAAGAAGATCTGCTGGCTCAGTACCTCTACTCACGTGTGCCGGACTCTTGGCCGATAGTTCTGCATCCCGATGCAATCTATGACTTCTCTATTTGGAGACGCTTCGGAAAGCGCCTCGCTATAGAAAACATGGACCGACGGAAACCGATTGGCCGCACTGTCGCTGAGCTTGCGAAAATCTTCGATCTACTTCCTGATGCAAGATTCTGTTTCGATATCGGTCATGCAAGACAATGCGACGCTTCAATGACAGAGGCGTATTTCATGTTGAAAACATTCGGATCGAGAATAGTTCAAGTGCATGTCAGCGAGGTGAACAGTGCTAGCCAACATGAACGAGTCTCGTACGCGGCCAAGTTGGCCTTTCAAGAGGTCGTACCGTTGCTACCGCCGCAAGCTCCTTTAATTTTGGAAAGCCGAGCAAAGCCGAACGAGATTGCGGAGGAACTGAGGACAGTAAAAGAGTTATTCGAATCAGCCGATCTTGTCGCTGCGGTGGCATAG